TACGTGAACAATTCTGTTAAATTGGCAAACGGGATACTATTTAAGATAGAATTGCATTTCCGAGGTGTTTCCTACGCGTTCTAAGGAAAAGAGCAGAAATTTAGTGCGAGAGAAAAAGTAGAGTACAAGGGGAAAAAACAGATACATTTAcaaaatttcataaagaaagATCTTAcacttttaatgaaaatatataaatgattctGGGAAAGGGAGCTAGAGAATCAACTGGCATAATTAATTGGATTATTTCACTCGTAACACTAACCAGATAAAAACTTGCAACTTCAACTTATAAcacataagaaagaaaaaaaaatgaaatgaattaattcataaactaaaattattaccTTATACACAagtcttatttttctattcaagAAATGTTAAGGTAGAAACTCGGTCAAATATGGCTATAGAAAGAAAGCACCTTCGGGAACAAGTTCTTTATGTTTAACAGGAACACAAACTGATTCTGTAATTTATACCTTTCCCATAACTCCCGTATCTAATAGCCAAGTTACTGGTATTCCAAACTCTTTGTACCGCGAAATGGCCATATCTCTTGTCCGTAAGATTGCATATACGCTTTGCTCCACTCTAGAAGCATAAATAGAGAAAGATGGAAATAGATGAATATAAGTAAGCTTCATTCTATATCTATAGAGAATAGCAAGGATCATGTACACCAAGAAACATTATAGCAAACAAGTTTAtcacattttatatttgtgaCTTGAAATGTCTGAATAGCCTGCATTTAAGTAGACATAAGAAAATAGTTTGCATTCTATTCGGATAAGAGTCATTCAAGATTGTGTTTTCAAGAAAATATGCACCAAGGATTGACCTCTTAATCTAGTATTTATGGTACATCAAACTATAACATGAACAATGACGCTTACTTTTCAAGCAATGAGTACATTTTCTGCAAAGCAACTTCACATGGGTGTTTGGGATCATCGGTGAAGGTGGAGACTTGCTTTTCCAATTTCATCAGATCCAGATATTCAAAAGCTGCCTCCCTCAGCACATCAGTTTTCCCTTCAGGCCAATCAAAATGCTTGAGAACAGTTCGTTCATCGACCTTGAAAAAGGGAATAAATTGAGATGAATAAAATGCACATTGGATGTAAAATTGCAAAGGATGAATGCAATTTATGGGGAATTACAGCACAAATGATCAACTTCCATACTATCTCACAAGATCTGCAATTTATATGAATTCGTTTCTAGAAGCTTGTTAATGATAGTGGATCAATGACACAAGCACTTACCAAGAAGGAAAGCTCCCCATCTAACCAATTCACAAAAGCGACCAGATCTTCAATCTTATGGAAGGAGGCTGCTCGAACTTCATTTGCCAAGGACAAGACAAAGTCACCCTGGGTTTCCACATCGGCTTTCACCTAGGTCCATATCCATTAAAAATAAGGTTCTAAAATTTGTAATGATAGAAATgacaatatgaaaaaataacaaaaccgGGGTAAATTTGTAATGTACATACAGCTAAGAGGAATGATGATCTGTTCTCAATCTCCCCAATCATGGTGCTCATAGCATCAGATGCATTAGTtgtagaagaaaataatgatgaagtttcattcttttcttctcgTTTCATCAGTGTCTGATAAAATTCAACTAGCTCAGGAAAACGTTGAACTTTATCACAAGCTAATGTTCCTCTTGATGGGTTTCCTAGCGGAGTGGGAAGTGGTCCACCTGGTGGTGCTGGTGGGGGTGGAGGAGGAAGAGGCACAGATGGAGGGCATGATACTACATTTGAAGAATTTGAATTTGTACAAACGGGAGCACCATCAAATGGTTTAGGAGGTGGCTGAGGCACCCTAGGTGCCCTTTTCTCAATGTGGACAAAGTTCATCTTGCTAATGGTTTGACTATCAACATTCTTAGCGTAGTCAGGATGATAATTTGAACTACCACACACATGTGTCTTCTCCTTTAATTGAGTGAGTTTTGATGACAAAGACATTGTCTTCTCTCTTTCAGCCTTGGAcatattcaaatttgaattgtCACCAAACTTTTGTACTCTTGCTTTCTCAGCCTTTTCCTTAATTTGTTTTTCCCTTTCTGAGGCCAATTTATGGCGGTCTTTATATGCAGGATATTTTCCATCCAGATCCCCAACCACTGTCTTAGACATCAATTGGAATGAAGATGCAACAGAATTTAAGGATTCACAGGATGAAACTCTTTTTATGCTAGGAAGAGCTAGTGTTTCAGGAGAATTAGAAGGTTCCTGATCATTCTGTCCAAAGGTTGTGATGGCTACAGAATCACTAGCATTCCTTTGCATCAACGATTCCAGGGAATCCCTAGGTCTACTACTCATATTCATCCTGCTAGGAGAGCCACCTGAAAGATATCTGGCTGGTGATGAAAGAGCACTTGAATCATCTTTGCTTTTGCCCCATTTCTTCAACTTTTGGATTAAACTAGTTTTCTTGCTAACACTACTATGTTTACTCATAAAACTATCAATGGAAGAAGCATTGTCAAAATCTTCACTGCCTGGTGAAGTGGTATGAGAGAAGTAGCTATCAAGATCTGTATCCCCTTGTCCATGCTCTGATCCCGCATATTCTAACAGTAACTGCTTAGCCTTCTCTTGTGATTTTGGGCTGAGACTTGTGTTTAGATCACGGGTTGATAATTTTCCAGGAGGTGCCTGGTAATTCTTCAGCTCATACCTTAAGCATGCATTTACCCAACGAAGATATACAAGCTCTTCAACTTCACTGAACCTATTAATCTGGAGTCCTTCTACTTGCTTTAGCAAGTCTTCATTCATATGCCTCAGGCTACTTACCTCCTCTTTTGCCTTGGAAACCATTTCATTCTGCAGTTCAGGGCAAAGCAtctcaaaatgaaattatactCATTGcgagtaaaatatataaatctaataactaattTATCACTATCATGAAAGAACTACACAACCActttcaacattttttctcaaataatttacaaataatagaataattgaTATCGATATACATCTTAACAAGAAATTGCTTCTAAATGTTACATCCCCCCATTAACCAATAAACATACAATAGATCACACCTGAAAGAACATACGGTtgttaactaaaaataaagaaaaaaaaaacgagattcagtttcttttatttttatacaaaccTCATTTAGTTAATGTTTGATTACTCTCAACCATTGAGGTTAACTTTCAACCATCATTTCTTACTTGTGTGGCAAGTGTTCAGTTGGCTGACAAGGTAAACAATTCTTAAATATTGGTTTCGTGCATCTGTTTAACTATCAAAAGGACAAAGTTTACTGTATGACTCTGACCTCATTGGAGAGTTCTGTAATTCTAGAATCTGCAGCATTGAGTTTAACAGTTAATTCTCGCTTCTCATGTTGAAgttctttattttctctcttaagCTCCACAATTTCAACCTCCAAGTCATTCAGAgctttcaatttctttccaatttcaGCATCTTTCTTGACAGCCTCTTCTTCCTTCATCACTAGACTAGAAACTTTTTGTTTAAGCAACAACAGCTGGGTTTTTGCTTGGTTAGCCTCAATCTGTATCTGCCTCCGCAGTTCCTTGATTTTGCTTCTTGCTGCCTCAAGTTCTCTTTTGGTAGAAGCTCCATGTGTGAGCTCTTCTTGAAGCTTCTTCCTCTCTTCATGCAAGGAATTAATGGTCATTTTAAGCATATCTATTTCTACAGTCTTAATATTCAACTGCCTTTGCAACTCCACAAAGTCTGCTTCCTGCTCCTTCAAACCATAGTACTCAAGCAATTCACCTTCAAGTTTCACTTCCCTCTCCTCCAATTCCTTCACTAGATTCCTCAACCGTTCTAATTCACTGGCCTTGTTAGCCATATCAGTTTCATAAACTTTGTCTTTCTTCTCCTCATCAGTCCTATCAGCAAGTGATGGAAAATCAATCTCTCCAGATAGAAGGCTTTCAAGTTCAGGAGGAATATCATCTTCAAAGTCATCGGTTCGATTGGTTACGCTGTTAATTAACATAACCTCCTTTTGCTCCTCTTCTTGCCTCTGCAACAACGTCAAATAATGTCACAAGTAATCAAGCATTCCAGTTCTTTTCCATTCATATGAAAAcaagaaagcaaacaaaagAAATCCTCGCGACCAccataaacaaaattgaattcAACAACTTCAGCCGAATATACTCACGACCTTCGTGGTGAGACCATCGGTAGAATAAGTGACCTGCTCCTGTTCTGTACCCTCATCTTGTTGACTTTTTCTAAACCTCGCTTCACCATGTTCTGAATCACAATGAGAGAATTAAGTTCAACATAAAGGGCCAGCGTTGTTTATAAGAACAGTCACCAACATGAAGTGAATTGATCAAAATCtacgaaaaaaataataaaaagaatgagTGGTGAATAAACACAAGTACCTGATCTTGAGTTATTCACATTCAGCTGCTTAACTGTGAGCGCTGCAATGGAAGCAGCAACTATCACCCCTAACCTGACTATCATGAATCTAGAGGCGGCATCAATATCCTAACTATACCCATTTCCCCcaattttcataacaaaaagTTCAAATCATTGGAGCTCTGAAAGTGAAAACCAATGACTCAGAATCCACAACTGCGGTAGAACAGAAGATAGCAAAGAGAAATCCCGAAACAAGAGCTAAGCAAAACCCAGATTTAGAAACGCAATTTCCAATCTTTCACGTTGGCACAAGCTTACCAATAGACACGCAACGAACAATAGCTAGTGGGCAATCCGGGCACACAATGGGTGGGTCTAATACGTCACCAAGATCCGGTCACAAGACTGTTATGAAGTTACACTTAAACGAAAGCAGAGGAACAAGATTTACTGAAAATAACTTGTGAGAGTAAAGCTACAACATGGACAAGCTTCTCCGAAGGTTTTATTTCCCTCCTCTTTTTAAGGTAAATCCTAAACCTATGATATGGTTATGGTATTTTACTTATGAATGAGATGAGAAGGAAAATAGGAGAAATTGGTTTGACTATTGCCCCCCTTCACTTTCATTTCATGTAGCCGTTTTCGCCCGTTGTTGCTCGTTCCAGTTTCCCCCCTCCTgaatttttcacatttcttgTTCCTTTTTaacttcttgtttttaaataatcattcttttttcttttttttccttttaagctTTATTCcgtttttaacatttaaataaaatataggttaaaagctctttttagtcccagttttggttgagaaaattcgaaatggtttccatgtttttcttttgtgtgttcaatttggtcctaaagaaTGTATAcggtgttcaattaagtcctttccATTAACtctgtttaaattgttaaccgCGAGTTGTCCAACTGTACAGTCAGATAATGAAATGTCATTTATTGACTGATGTAGATCTAATGAggtgaatttattatttttgaaattcgtTTTCTGATATTAggcttattattttcaaaattaaattaaggataTTAATGTCTAAAGGATTTATCATGGTTTGGAAGGAAGATATGCAAGATTGGGAAGAACATCAGTGAATGGCCCTAACACCACCCCATAGTCCAACGTTGTCGAGATATTGCCGCTGGCCTCCATGGTCACAAACTTGTGCCACCACCATCAATTAAAATCCAAAAACGCAAGAACCATGACCCCTAactccaaatttaaaaaaaaaaaaaaaagaacacaagTACAGGAAATCCCCAAAATCcaatttgaaaaagatttcaaCTCTTCCAATAGTAACATCAGAAAAACCAAgaacaaaaaccccaaaaaattcccaaattcagaaaccctaaaaccaAACCCCCAAATTACAAGATCAAAACCTTCAACCTATAATTGTCAACCTACagagaagaaatagaaacacaagAACAACCCTAAATCACAAGCCAAGAATGAGCATAGAAAGCCTCAAAATTGTGACGCATCCTCCCCGTGAGCCCTGGTGCTGCGAAAAAGGAGCTCGCACCCTAGCCACCTAAACTCGCATCCCCAAAGTGCAAAAACCCCTAGCCTTCACTCCTTGTGACGCGAACTAGAACtgaaacaaaaaggaaaagagatcaGCGTCTCCCTCCTACGAAACGAAGCAGAAATCGAGTGAAGAGAAGATGAAGGTGAGTGCTTGTGCTTCCTTAATCTTCTCAGCATGTTTCCCTCCCAAACCACgataaaaaattcacaaatacttaactttaatttattcccaaaataataaccctaatcagaaatacaatttaaaaaatcctaattccaactaACAATGCCACAAAGGACTCCAAGTCAGCAAATAAATGACACCTCACAATGCAGTTGAACACTTGGACAGCTTGCCGTTTCCAACTGACAATGCCACAAAGGACTCCAAGTCAGCAAATAAATGACACCTCACAATGCAGTTGAACACTTGGACAGTTTGTCGTTAATAATTTAAACGGAGTTAGTGAAaaagacttaattgaacaccaattacgttctttaggaccaaattgaacacaaaaaaacatgGAAACCATTTGAAATTTTCCCAACTAAAAATGGGataaaaagaacttttaacctaaaatatatCTGAATGTGATTAGATGAGTATTGTATTTTACAAACtaggtaataataataatgataatttaaaaaatgaaattaattaaaatagtttactaaataaaattatattatttacacCTCCTCGTGTTATAAAAGTCATGTGTTTATGACTTAAATATAATGTTGTAACATTCAATTGTGCATCTGATTTCATTTGACATTGTTCAACCACCAACAAGAATACAACACAGCAGGATACTGAACTACGACTTGTAGCACAGACTTTCTCatcataaacttaaaataacatCAGATtctaaaatcttaattataCTTCACCGTCTAAGCTGACTTTAGGTGATTAATGTTACTTATTCACTGAACAAGATTCaaatctttattatatataaatcgattttattttaaatttgataactaataaattatgtattttagtttaaatatacTTCTTTTACCAATATTAGTCGAGTTGGTAATTCAGATGATAATAACTTAAACTTTCATGTCAATAGAGGATATTCACTTACAAAAAATTTTCCAACAATTGAGAATTTATCTTTCTAATAATATTTGagtgatgaaaataaattgagtGAATGCTATTTGGAATTATATAGTGTATTTAtggactttttttaatttataaataaaaaatatataactaattatattacttattattattgaatataataattCAGTACATCAATATTTGATAACGTgactattttttataagataatcGTTTGTATTATATGATATATCTTTCAATTGAAATATACATTACACAATATAAAGTATTAAGAAATTATACCATTAAATTTTTCCATTATCTTActgaaaaaattatgaaaagaaaaataaatatatttttattggtaaaagaaaagttaaaagaatagatttaaaaatatttcaggaacaaattaaaagagtatAGAGAGATAATAAACgagatataaataaatagatttttcaGCAATTTAAATTAACTATACTGGAGACTCTAAAGCACAAAATTTCTCGTAATGAAACCCAAATACAGTCATCAATATTGGTAAATGATTTAAACATGGAACCTCTTTCTAAGTGCATGATTAGGCTTAGGGAGTGTTTGACAGAATTgtataaaaacataaacattttatatttgttgagaGGACCCACGGTATATTTAGATCAAGGACTTTCACTTTGTCTGATTTGTGGCAAGGTGGGTCTATTCTAGGATCTGTATAAGGCTTGGcacaaaaatgtaataatacccaaattgattattattattattgttttttttggAACCGtaggaaaataaaacaaagacaaaaagagAAACAGGAACATAGAACTTTAGCCCAAAACAAACACTActttaacaaaacaaaagcagGAATTAATCAGAttagtctatttttaaatttttgtaatagaAAAGGCTAAAAAGAAGTAGGCTCTGGGTAGACCCGTCAATGTCAAAATCCGCATGTCGGTTCGTCACAATCCGTATGTCAATTCGATCTGTTACGAGTTTGAATcgaattgaatttaaaaaaaaatgtattcttTTATACGGATCTGATTTTAACTCGGTTTATTTAAATTCAGTTCGTACAGGTTGAATCTGTAACGAATTGGATTGATCCACCAACCtacttatctaattttatttattaaaatttaattttaattttataaaaaaatatttattattttttttgtttgaaaaaattatttaacttttctattttcaaaattaattaaacactcatgggagtaaaatttgtttagatttaaattatagaaagtttgtaattttttatttaaaaaaattataattaagggAGTGAATGAACCAACCAACCCATTTATCCACAAATCGGGTGGTAGGTTGGACattgttcaaatttttctaactttctaataaataaatcgAATTAAATTGACTTATTGAATAATCAATCCGTGATGGATCAGGTTCAACCGAACCATGTGGCACGTTTTGATATCACTGAGATTTATCCTCTCTCTTTCATTAAAATTCTTGAATATTTTTAGCTAGACAAGGGACAGTTGCTTCCTTATCAGTTAAAAATCACAGTATAACAATAACCAAAACTATTATACATTTACACcattgattaaataattttttgtttggagaagatatttataaacaaaatttcacttaatttatttaaatctaaataataaacgtgaaaaaccaattaaaaaatgtgtaatcagttcataatatttatatttattctatttacttctttgtttttatttatctttcctTGAtcaaatactttaaatttttatttcatttattacttATTGTCATTCACGTTATCTTATCAAACTTTAAGAAAAAGGTACTTTCCGAGAGTCTCATAGGGAGCATTTTGATATGTTCTATGGTGAGAAAGCATTAGTGTACCAGTTTCAAATactaaaaacaaagaaaataggaATAAATTCTAGTggagaaaaaaaagttgaaactcaaggaagcatgattgaacaaacaaaaaagttatttttggacAAATACTCACCTCAAGGGCTTTAGAATCGCATCCATGGTTGCAAACATCAAGAAAGGACTCACTTGTGGGTTATACTGCCATAAGCCACCCGTGGATGACTAGAAAATCACCATTAGACACAAACTGACTTGCTAGGCTCGCTAGCTGACTCGATGGGTGAGTTTGATAGCATAAAATTGCAGTATTTGAGTCGCTGAGTGAAAATATGGCTCACACAGCGAGTTACAAGTTAGAGAGCATCAATTTTTAGGCCTCGCTGGACGAGAATGAAGTCGTTGGGCAAGTTTGTTAGCTTTGATAAGCGAAAGTGGGaatttaatcatgttttcacgAGAGTTTATAATATTCCTCATTCCTACACGAATAGAATTAACTAAGGTGCTTAAGAGAGACTCTTGAAGGTTGTTTGGAGTGCTGGGAAACTCTTCATCTCCTCCTTGGGTTTCCTCCTTCATCCATGGTGGTTTTTCCCATTTTGGGGTCAAAGAGGAAGATGGACTATAAATTAAAGGTGTTGATGCAAGAGGGAGGTGCAATTGGAGCATGGAGTAGCTGCCAAGATTCTTGGAAGAGggtttgcatcttctctttgatttccatttcttccctatctctttaTTTTGTAGAACCTTGAGCTCTCCGAGGACTAACCCTATTTGTCCatattagttgtaaaacatgggaGTCTTGTTTAATTTTATGCTATTAATGATgtgtttttccaattcatgttaataCTCAATTTTTGTGCTTGATGCTTGATGTGGGTTGTTCTTATGCTTGATTTGtgattttttaagtattaaaaatatctttaaaatctACACTTGAAATGGAATGCCTAATGAATGTTTGTATATTGGAATATAACTTGATTCATTGGTAACCTTAAACTCTAGAACTTAATGCATGATTGTTTGTTAAGGATTCAAGGGATTGAAACTTGATAAGTTATCGTAGGCTCAAAGTCACTAGAGATGAGATTTGACTATGCTTGTGAGTTTATTTTTACTTGAATATGAAATCaaaatgtttgtgaatgcatgaaagtgaaaatgaatGAACTCtagtcttaaaaaattataaatattctattacaTTTCCTTGCAAaccaactgtttgatgaaaataccaaaaaacgtttcttgtgtttttgtgaattttgatTTCTAATTAAGTTAGAATGCAAGAGTTGTTGAGTATTGCACAAGTCCCTTAGGAGAAAACGATATTTAttacttgctacgctgcgatcAGTGCACTTGCCGTTGATTTTGCAACCAAACAACTTttggtgttgttgttgaagACTTGTGTTCCAACATAAGGAAATTTGAGCATTTGTGACTCTTTTAGACATTATTATGTCCTTTCTTTTCTTGTGCTTTATTTTATGCACTTTGCCTATAAATGTTTATACTTTCCATTGATTTGACTTTTGCTTAATGTTTGTTTCAGGATACGCCTTAAAACATGATCTAGTTGTTGGAAGGTCTTGAGAATGAGATTTTAGCAGCTTACCTAGCCAAATCAACCTAGATATTGCATGTCATTAGGGATGAGATTGTGTGTTTGGCCCCCActatttttgttcttaatgcGTGCTTAGGCCAAGGGTTTGGATAAGATGTGTCAGGCTTAAATAGAAGCAACAAGAAGAAACTGAGTGTTTTTATCTTAAAGAACATGGATAATACTATTTATCGCCCTGTGAGAATATTAAATGATCTTGTAACAAGAGGAATCTAAGTGaggttatttgaaaaatttatcgTAGTCATTTTATATATTGGAATTGTTGTATGGTAGCATCTTTcgttttttatttctctttgttGTCTATGTgttcatgtttttaattctcttctttttttatgtgtttatatttttcaaattctacatttttaaatctcatattatataaaaatttgtgggCTAATATGTTTGTTTGGATATCTTTGTATTTTTGTGAATGCTAGGTATGGATGACAATAAGGAGGAAGAAGACACAAGGAACAAAAATATCCGAGTAACATATACGCTCAGCCAAAAAGAATTTGTATTTcttgtcttttttgtttttaattcttaatttgcTAATAATAAATGGCTTGGTTGGTCTCACAGATATAATATATTAGATTCATAATTTTAAGTGAGTTTTACACAATTTTGagttattcataaattaattttaaaatacattgaaaatgtattataatttaatgaaaatttatactTATAATTATTCAACATCCGATAAAATGAAATGTATACAGTGACTAAGCGGGTCTgtatgatttgaaaaactaaaaattatatatatttggtttACTTTTGTATTCAGCACGAGGGAATATCCACAAGCTCCTTGGTTGGTTAGCAAAAGCATATGCTGGGTGGAAGTGGAGTTGGTAAAGGTCCAATcacctttatttaatttcttatattgaACAACCAAAATAATACaacatatttcaaaatcttaaatcaCATTTACTATACGACAAAGCAACATACATGTACTATACTTTATATAAAGTGATTAGAATAATAATACATGTACGTCCAtgtttttaaagttatatattgGTTTAATAGATTATTTGGTTATTTCTTATTgtgttttagtttaaaatagttctatttttgaaaaaaagtttacTAAGGTCtcatatttcaataaaaaatattcaatttagttcttttgaCCGACGACATTAAAATCTTAAAGGTGCATATGCTAGTATGGGAAAACGTTGATGAACTATCAAATTGGAAGCTTAGGTGGCTATGTGAAGTCACTCACATgtgtaaataattaagataaaaataaaaaatgacataaaagaggttaaagtaaaaaacccTTACCCTTATCTGATTACGCGATTTCTGGGTTTTTGTTATTGTGATTTTTGGATTGTACTACTGATTCTACTATTGAATCCTTGAAGGCCCAAGTGGAACTTCGTACGAAAGTGAGGTAAGGTATATGAACCTAATTAGTTCATGTTgttgatgttttattttggGGTTAGGGTTCATGTTGTTGTTCTTGGTCATTGCATCACTCATAATAAAACCAAGTTGGAATCGAAGTTATCCCTTCATGTGGGGTAATTCCTTGTTGCAAATGTGGTGTCTAAATCGTTCAAAACGCAATGAACATTAGCAAAGCAACATTTT
This genomic interval from Vigna radiata var. radiata cultivar VC1973A chromosome 8, Vradiata_ver6, whole genome shotgun sequence contains the following:
- the LOC106770763 gene encoding protein CHUP1, chloroplastic isoform X3, coding for MIVRLGVIVAASIAALTVKQLNVNNSRSEHGEARFRKSQQDEGTEQEQVTYSTDGLTTKVRQEEEQKEVMLINSVTNRTDDFEDDIPPELESLLSGEIDFPSLADRTDEEKKDKVYETDMANKASELERLRNLVKELEEREVKLEGELLEYYGLKEQEADFVELQRQLNIKTVEIDMLKMTINSLHEERKKLQEELTHGASTKRELEAARSKIKELRRQIQIEANQAKTQLLLLKQKVSSLVMKEEEAVKKDAEIGKKLKALNDLEVEIVELKRENKELQHEKRELTVKLNAADSRITELSNENEMVSKAKEEVSSLRHMNEDLLKQVEGLQINRFSEVEELVYLRWVNACLRYELKNYQAPPGKLSTRDLNTSLSPKSQEKAKQLLLEYAGSEHGQGDTDLDSYFSHTTSPGSEDFDNASSIDSFMSKHSSVSKKTSLIQKLKKWGKSKDDSSALSSPARYLSGGSPSRMNMSSRPRDSLESLMQRNASDSVAITTFGQNDQEPSNSPETLALPSIKRVSSCESLNSVASSFQLMSKTVVGDLDGKYPAYKDRHKLASEREKQIKEKAEKARVQKFGDNSNLNMSKAEREKTMSLSSKLTQLKEKTHVCGSSNYHPDYAKNVDSQTISKMNFVHIEKRAPRVPQPPPKPFDGAPVCTNSNSSNVVSCPPSVPLPPPPPPAPPGGPLPTPLGNPSRGTLACDKVQRFPELVEFYQTLMKREEKNETSSLFSSTTNASDAMSTMIGEIENRSSFLLAVKADVETQGDFVLSLANEVRAASFHKIEDLVAFVNWLDGELSFLVDERTVLKHFDWPEGKTDVLREAAFEYLDLMKLEKQVSTFTDDPKHPCEVALQKMYSLLEKVEQSVYAILRTRDMAISRYKEFGIPVTWLLDTGVMGKIKLSSVQLANKYMKRVASELDILSGPNEEPNREFLILQGVRFAFRVHQEVLIPRA
- the LOC106770763 gene encoding protein CHUP1, chloroplastic isoform X1, producing the protein MIVRLGVIVAASIAALTVKQLNVNNSRSEHGEARFRKSQQDEGTEQEQVTYSTDGLTTKVRQEEEQKEVMLINSVTNRTDDFEDDIPPELESLLSGEIDFPSLADRTDEEKKDKVYETDMANKASELERLRNLVKELEEREVKLEGELLEYYGLKEQEADFVELQRQLNIKTVEIDMLKMTINSLHEERKKLQEELTHGASTKRELEAARSKIKELRRQIQIEANQAKTQLLLLKQKVSSLVMKEEEAVKKDAEIGKKLKALNDLEVEIVELKRENKELQHEKRELTVKLNAADSRITELSNENEMVSKAKEEVSSLRHMNEDLLKQVEGLQINRFSEVEELVYLRWVNACLRYELKNYQAPPGKLSTRDLNTSLSPKSQEKAKQLLLEYAGSEHGQGDTDLDSYFSHTTSPGSEDFDNASSIDSFMSKHSSVSKKTSLIQKLKKWGKSKDDSSALSSPARYLSGGSPSRMNMSSRPRDSLESLMQRNASDSVAITTFGQNDQEPSNSPETLALPSIKRVSSCESLNSVASSFQLMSKTVVGDLDGKYPAYKDRHKLASEREKQIKEKAEKARVQKFGDNSNLNMSKAEREKTMSLSSKLTQLKEKTHVCGSSNYHPDYAKNVDSQTISKMNFVHIEKRAPRVPQPPPKPFDGAPVCTNSNSSNVVSCPPSVPLPPPPPPAPPGGPLPTPLGNPSRGTLACDKVQRFPELVEFYQTLMKREEKNETSSLFSSTTNASDAMSTMIGEIENRSSFLLAVKADVETQGDFVLSLANEVRAASFHKIEDLVAFVNWLDGELSFLVDERTVLKHFDWPEGKTDVLREAAFEYLDLMKLEKQVSTFTDDPKHPCEVALQKMYSLLEKVEQSVYAILRTRDMAISRYKEFGIPVTWLLDTGVMGKIKLSSVQLANKYMKRVASELDILSGPNEEPNREFLILQGVRFAFRVHQFAGGFDTESMKVFEELRSRIHAPTGEDSSNQKHR
- the LOC106770763 gene encoding protein CHUP1, chloroplastic isoform X2; this encodes MIVRLGVIVAASIAALTVKQLNVNNSRSEHGEARFRKSQQDEGTEQEQVTYSTDGLTTKRQEEEQKEVMLINSVTNRTDDFEDDIPPELESLLSGEIDFPSLADRTDEEKKDKVYETDMANKASELERLRNLVKELEEREVKLEGELLEYYGLKEQEADFVELQRQLNIKTVEIDMLKMTINSLHEERKKLQEELTHGASTKRELEAARSKIKELRRQIQIEANQAKTQLLLLKQKVSSLVMKEEEAVKKDAEIGKKLKALNDLEVEIVELKRENKELQHEKRELTVKLNAADSRITELSNENEMVSKAKEEVSSLRHMNEDLLKQVEGLQINRFSEVEELVYLRWVNACLRYELKNYQAPPGKLSTRDLNTSLSPKSQEKAKQLLLEYAGSEHGQGDTDLDSYFSHTTSPGSEDFDNASSIDSFMSKHSSVSKKTSLIQKLKKWGKSKDDSSALSSPARYLSGGSPSRMNMSSRPRDSLESLMQRNASDSVAITTFGQNDQEPSNSPETLALPSIKRVSSCESLNSVASSFQLMSKTVVGDLDGKYPAYKDRHKLASEREKQIKEKAEKARVQKFGDNSNLNMSKAEREKTMSLSSKLTQLKEKTHVCGSSNYHPDYAKNVDSQTISKMNFVHIEKRAPRVPQPPPKPFDGAPVCTNSNSSNVVSCPPSVPLPPPPPPAPPGGPLPTPLGNPSRGTLACDKVQRFPELVEFYQTLMKREEKNETSSLFSSTTNASDAMSTMIGEIENRSSFLLAVKADVETQGDFVLSLANEVRAASFHKIEDLVAFVNWLDGELSFLVDERTVLKHFDWPEGKTDVLREAAFEYLDLMKLEKQVSTFTDDPKHPCEVALQKMYSLLEKVEQSVYAILRTRDMAISRYKEFGIPVTWLLDTGVMGKIKLSSVQLANKYMKRVASELDILSGPNEEPNREFLILQGVRFAFRVHQFAGGFDTESMKVFEELRSRIHAPTGEDSSNQKHR